From a region of the Pseudomonadota bacterium genome:
- a CDS encoding dienelactone hydrolase family protein, translated as MKKIIPAVFLILLGATAVYGAGRSVDYQVNGESFEGYFVSPSPTAPLVLLVHDWDGLTGYEVKRAEMLAGLGYAVFAADLFGKGIRPTENKDRKQHTGELYKDRVKMRALLNGAMTTAGALGADIDNAVAMGYCFGGAAVLEFARSGADLKGFVTFHGGLATPEGQDHSATKGKLLIMHGTADQSITMDHFAGLAKELENHQVPHEMITYGGAPHAFTVFDSDRYREDADRKSWQRFGQFLKEVTGR; from the coding sequence ATGAAAAAAATCATACCGGCTGTTTTTCTGATCCTGCTCGGCGCAACTGCCGTCTATGGCGCAGGGCGATCCGTCGATTACCAGGTGAACGGGGAGTCTTTCGAGGGCTACTTTGTCTCACCGTCTCCCACCGCGCCGCTTGTTCTCCTGGTCCACGACTGGGACGGGTTGACCGGCTACGAGGTGAAGCGCGCCGAGATGCTTGCCGGACTCGGCTATGCGGTTTTTGCCGCCGATCTTTTCGGTAAAGGGATCCGCCCCACGGAAAACAAGGACAGAAAGCAGCATACCGGCGAGCTTTACAAAGACCGGGTAAAGATGCGCGCCCTTTTAAACGGGGCGATGACCACGGCCGGGGCACTCGGCGCCGATATCGATAACGCGGTGGCGATGGGGTATTGCTTCGGCGGGGCGGCGGTCCTTGAATTCGCCAGGTCCGGCGCCGACCTGAAGGGTTTTGTCACCTTCCACGGCGGACTTGCCACCCCGGAGGGCCAGGACCATTCGGCAACGAAAGGGAAACTCCTGATCATGCACGGCACCGCCGACCAGAGCATCACCATGGACCATTTCGCAGGCCTCGCCAAGGAACTGGAAAACCATCAGGTCCCCCATGAAATGATCACCTACGGCGGCGCGCCCCATGCCTTTACCGTATTCGACTCGGACCGCTACCGCGAAGACGCCGACCGGAAATCATGGCAGAGATTCGGTCAGTTCCTGAAAGAGGTGACCGGCAGATAG
- a CDS encoding response regulator: MDEPTIYIVDDEPHVLSSLKRFFMGEGYSVETFTDGNLALENLAESKVAVVVTDYMMPGISGIEVLQKAREIAPDTVRVMITGALDLELALKAISSGEVYRIVGKPWNDLELKTTISQCVEQYNLIQENYRLQEKLLDQAKIEMVKALVVTLNHEINNSLVFLSIGIDKLTRSFAENKIPEDHEMYMKEMKTSCNRIAELIKKLRNIEEIKLTEYLTGSGTMMIDAKASR, from the coding sequence ATGGATGAACCGACGATCTACATTGTTGATGACGAGCCGCATGTCTTATCGAGCCTGAAACGCTTCTTCATGGGTGAGGGGTATTCGGTCGAAACATTCACCGACGGGAACTTGGCCCTGGAAAACCTCGCCGAAAGCAAAGTGGCTGTGGTCGTCACCGATTACATGATGCCGGGGATTTCCGGAATCGAGGTTCTCCAGAAGGCCCGCGAGATTGCGCCCGACACGGTGCGGGTAATGATCACCGGCGCCCTCGATCTTGAACTGGCATTAAAGGCCATCAGCAGCGGCGAGGTGTACCGGATCGTCGGCAAACCCTGGAACGACCTGGAGTTGAAAACCACGATCTCTCAATGTGTCGAACAATACAACCTGATCCAGGAAAACTACCGGCTGCAGGAAAAACTGCTGGACCAGGCGAAGATCGAGATGGTCAAAGCGCTGGTCGTCACCCTCAATCACGAGATCAACAACTCGCTGGTCTTTCTCTCCATCGGCATCGACAAACTCACCCGCTCCTTCGCCGAAAACAAAATCCCCGAAGACCATGAAATGTACATGAAGGAAATGAAAACGAGCTGCAACCGGATCGCCGAACTGATCAAGAAACTCCGCAACATCGAAGAGATCAAACTAACCGAATACCTGACCGGCAGCGGCACCATGATGATCGACGCCAAGGCTTCGAGGTAG
- a CDS encoding HD domain-containing protein: MRIKFFQTLSFQVILIIALGLSVMTLVQFNYSEEIIEGSILHETKKQALAYLLGIEREIQALPDPYDSLRVSGVLYGAKTHDISQLGFSIINIYCYNRAGEIFAFMDEPDKLTKDLSAEYGEVIRKNAPYLGREIESNHVDENGNIIHSVDVIVPIHYKNEVLGGLEVEINLNRTFEMIREIDDLYEKRIVFMLSVALVGMVLFIFLIVNWRVLAPLRQLGEVTKKIAAGEFKARVEYGPKNEIGRLGRSINEMARSIEALFHELNQAYIAILNSLSKALEARDEYTANHSENVARYAVKLGRRVGISGDELKSLAQGAMIHDLGKIGIPDSILNKPGKLREEEYAKIQEHPLLTAAILRPLEKFRHFSDIARSHHERWDGLGYPDGLRGDEIPYLARIVAIADSWDAITGDRVYRKGAGFKKALSLFEKERDSGQWDPELVDEFVRMMQEEKEGGA, translated from the coding sequence ATGCGGATCAAATTTTTTCAGACCCTCTCTTTTCAGGTCATTCTCATTATCGCCCTGGGGCTGTCGGTAATGACCCTGGTGCAGTTCAATTATTCCGAAGAGATTATCGAGGGCAGTATCCTGCACGAAACAAAGAAACAGGCGCTGGCATATCTGCTGGGGATTGAGCGGGAGATCCAGGCCCTGCCGGACCCCTATGATTCGCTCAGGGTCAGCGGAGTTCTCTATGGCGCCAAGACCCATGATATCAGCCAGCTTGGTTTTTCGATCATCAATATCTACTGCTACAACAGAGCCGGTGAAATATTCGCCTTCATGGATGAGCCTGATAAACTGACCAAGGACCTTTCGGCGGAATATGGCGAGGTTATCCGCAAGAATGCGCCTTACCTGGGGAGGGAGATAGAGAGCAATCACGTTGATGAAAACGGCAACATCATCCACTCGGTCGATGTAATCGTTCCGATCCATTACAAAAACGAGGTGCTTGGCGGGCTTGAAGTGGAGATCAACCTGAACAGAACCTTCGAGATGATCAGAGAGATTGACGATCTGTATGAGAAGCGGATTGTTTTCATGCTCTCTGTGGCACTGGTCGGCATGGTCCTCTTTATTTTTCTCATCGTAAACTGGCGAGTCCTTGCTCCGCTCAGGCAACTGGGAGAGGTGACAAAGAAGATCGCGGCAGGGGAGTTCAAAGCGAGGGTTGAATATGGTCCGAAAAACGAGATCGGGAGGCTTGGCCGGTCGATCAATGAGATGGCCCGGAGCATCGAAGCTCTGTTTCATGAACTGAATCAGGCCTATATTGCGATCCTGAACTCACTCTCCAAAGCCTTGGAGGCACGGGACGAATACACCGCGAACCATTCGGAAAACGTCGCCAGGTATGCGGTCAAGCTGGGAAGGCGGGTCGGTATATCCGGGGACGAGCTGAAATCTCTAGCCCAGGGCGCCATGATCCATGATCTGGGCAAGATCGGCATTCCGGACAGTATTTTGAACAAACCGGGAAAGTTGCGGGAGGAAGAGTATGCCAAGATACAGGAGCACCCCCTCCTGACTGCCGCAATTTTAAGGCCCCTTGAAAAGTTCAGACATTTTTCCGATATTGCCCGCTCTCACCATGAACGATGGGATGGTCTGGGGTATCCGGACGGATTGAGGGGAGACGAGATCCCTTATCTGGCAAGGATCGTGGCGATTGCCGATTCATGGGATGCGATCACCGGCGACCGGGTCTATCGCAAGGGCGCCGGTTTCAAGAAGGCTCTCTCGCTGTTTGAAAAAGAACGGGACTCAGGACAATGGGACCCGGAACTGGTTGACGAGTTTGTCAGGATGATGCAGGAGGAAAAGGAAGGGGGCGCCTGA
- the istA gene encoding IS21 family transposase — protein sequence MPAERLSMRKVREVLRLKFDCNLSNRKISSCCGTSRPTIADYLRRFSVSGLPWPLPDDLSDENVERLLFPPPPQVRRDARLVPDWAVVHRELRKKGVTLFLLWQEYREGNPNGYQYSWFCRKYHAWTGKVDLVMRQEHRAGEKIFVDYAGHTVPIIDSHTGEIRTAQVFVAVLGASSYTYAEATWTQGLPDWIGSHVRTFAFFGGVPEIVVPDNLKSGVSKACRYEPDLNPTYQDLASHYQVIVLPARVRKPRDKAKVETAVLVVERWILARLRNHTFFSLAEVNQAIRKLLVELNDRPFKKIPGSRKNLFESLDKAALKPLPAQPYQYAEWKKARVHIDYHVEINRHYYSVPHQLVKKQIDVRISANIVEFFHQGTRVASHVRNNLPGRHTTSKEHMPPAHRHYAKWSPERFIRWANSIGPQTAELVEKILASRPHPQQAFRSILGILRLEKSYDTERLEMACLRALHLGTTSYRSIESILKNGLEKKTLHDPVEQQSLFNHDNIRGSHYYKQTH from the coding sequence ATGCCGGCAGAGAGGTTGTCTATGCGAAAAGTAAGAGAAGTCCTACGGTTAAAATTTGACTGTAATTTAAGCAACCGGAAAATTTCCAGCTGTTGCGGGACAAGTCGACCGACGATTGCTGATTATCTGCGTCGTTTTTCGGTGTCCGGCCTACCATGGCCATTGCCGGATGATCTCAGCGACGAGAATGTGGAGCGGTTGCTGTTTCCACCGCCCCCGCAGGTTCGGCGCGATGCCCGTTTGGTGCCGGATTGGGCGGTTGTACATCGCGAATTGAGAAAAAAAGGCGTTACGCTCTTTCTGCTCTGGCAGGAGTACAGAGAAGGCAATCCAAACGGATATCAGTACAGTTGGTTTTGCCGGAAATATCATGCCTGGACCGGCAAGGTGGATCTTGTCATGCGCCAGGAGCATCGTGCCGGAGAAAAGATATTTGTCGACTATGCCGGTCATACTGTACCGATCATTGACAGTCATACCGGCGAAATCAGGACAGCTCAGGTTTTCGTAGCTGTCCTTGGAGCCAGCAGCTACACGTATGCCGAGGCAACCTGGACCCAAGGTCTGCCGGATTGGATCGGCTCTCATGTTCGCACATTTGCGTTTTTCGGCGGTGTTCCTGAAATTGTGGTGCCTGATAATCTTAAAAGCGGCGTTTCCAAGGCCTGCCGCTATGAACCGGATCTCAATCCAACATACCAGGATCTTGCAAGCCACTATCAGGTCATAGTTCTGCCGGCAAGGGTAAGAAAACCACGGGACAAGGCCAAGGTGGAAACAGCCGTTTTGGTGGTGGAACGCTGGATTCTCGCCCGCCTGCGCAATCATACATTCTTTAGTCTGGCAGAAGTCAATCAGGCGATCAGAAAGTTGCTTGTTGAACTCAATGATCGTCCATTCAAAAAAATACCCGGCAGCCGCAAAAATCTTTTTGAATCACTGGACAAGGCAGCGCTTAAACCTTTGCCTGCTCAACCGTACCAGTATGCAGAGTGGAAAAAGGCCCGGGTGCACATCGACTATCATGTTGAGATCAATCGGCACTACTACAGCGTTCCGCACCAGCTGGTTAAAAAACAAATCGATGTTCGCATCTCGGCCAATATCGTCGAGTTCTTTCACCAGGGGACGCGAGTCGCCAGCCATGTCAGAAATAATCTCCCGGGGCGCCACACCACCAGCAAGGAACATATGCCGCCGGCCCACAGGCATTATGCCAAATGGTCGCCCGAGCGTTTCATCCGCTGGGCGAACTCAATCGGCCCGCAGACCGCCGAACTGGTGGAAAAGATACTCGCCTCACGGCCTCATCCGCAACAGGCATTCCGTTCTATTCTGGGCATCCTGCGACTTGAAAAAAGTTACGACACCGAGCGCCTGGAGATGGCCTGCCTGCGAGCTTTACATCTGGGGACGACTTCCTACAGAAGTATCGAATCGATCCTTAAAAACGGCCTGGAAAAAAAGACCCTGCATGATCCGGTGGAACAGCAGTCCCTGTTCAATCATGACAATATCAGAGGATCTCATTACTACAAACAGACACATTGA
- the istB gene encoding IS21-like element helper ATPase IstB: MLTHPTHEKLQSLRFFGMANALGEQLQMPEIKELSFEERLGLLVDREMTERENRRMAKRLKKAKLRQSASVEDIDFRQPRGLDRALVLKLADCHWLKEHQNLIICGSTGVGKSYLACALAQKACREGHTALYLRLPRLFQDLSLAKGDGRYGKLLDGFAKTNLLILDDFGLKQLNTEQRHDLLEILEDRHKLQSTMVTSQVPVDHWHELIGDATLADAILDRLVHNAHRINLKGESMRKKNSNLKKEAHSE, from the coding sequence ATGCTTACCCATCCCACCCATGAAAAACTGCAATCCCTGCGCTTCTTCGGCATGGCTAATGCCCTCGGCGAACAGCTGCAGATGCCCGAGATCAAGGAATTATCGTTTGAGGAGCGTCTCGGGTTGCTTGTTGATCGCGAGATGACGGAACGAGAAAATCGCCGTATGGCAAAACGGCTGAAAAAAGCAAAACTCCGGCAGAGCGCTTCTGTGGAGGACATCGACTTTCGTCAACCACGTGGCCTTGACCGGGCTCTTGTTTTAAAACTCGCAGACTGTCATTGGCTTAAAGAACATCAAAATCTGATCATTTGCGGGTCAACCGGGGTGGGCAAATCCTATCTTGCCTGTGCTTTGGCGCAAAAGGCCTGCCGGGAAGGACATACGGCTCTCTATCTTCGCCTGCCCAGGCTCTTCCAGGATCTTTCCCTGGCAAAAGGTGATGGGCGGTATGGCAAGTTACTTGATGGTTTTGCCAAAACAAATCTCTTGATCCTTGACGATTTTGGCCTCAAACAACTCAATACGGAGCAGCGCCATGACCTTTTAGAAATTCTTGAAGACCGACACAAGCTGCAATCAACCATGGTAACAAGCCAGGTGCCAGTGGATCACTGGCATGAACTCATCGGGGACGCAACTCTTGCCGACGCCATTCTGGACCGGCTGGTTCACAACGCGCACCGGATAAATTTAAAAGGAGAATCTATGAGAAAAAAGAATTCAAACTTGAAGAAAGAGGCCCATTCGGAGTAA
- a CDS encoding ParD-like family protein, translated as MAMAVRISEELVNEAKKISKIDHRSLTGQIEHWARIGKYAEENPDLTYDLIKEILVGIEELKQGDKTEYQFG; from the coding sequence ATGGCTATGGCGGTGCGTATTTCAGAGGAATTGGTAAACGAAGCAAAAAAAATTAGCAAAATTGACCATCGGTCGCTGACAGGACAAATTGAGCATTGGGCCAGAATTGGCAAATACGCAGAGGAAAACCCGGATTTAACCTATGATTTAATAAAGGAAATACTTGTTGGAATAGAAGAGTTAAAGCAAGGGGATAAAACTGAGTACCAATTCGGTTGA
- a CDS encoding type II toxin-antitoxin system RelE/ParE family toxin, translated as MKIYQSRSFENKVKKFNPNEKNDLDNEIKEIARNPSIGIEKKGDLRGAFIHKFKIKTTLYLLSYRVVADGLEFIMIGAHENYYRDLKSYLKKK; from the coding sequence ATGAAAATCTATCAATCGAGGTCATTTGAAAATAAAGTCAAAAAATTTAACCCGAATGAAAAAAACGATCTCGACAACGAAATAAAAGAAATTGCCCGGAACCCCTCAATTGGCATCGAAAAAAAAGGTGATTTAAGGGGTGCTTTTATTCACAAATTCAAAATCAAAACCACATTATATCTGCTTTCATATCGTGTTGTAGCGGATGGGCTGGAATTCATCATGATTGGGGCGCATGAAAATTATTATCGTGACCTCAAGTCCTATCTGAAAAAAAAATAA